In the genome of Massilia sp. UMI-21, the window TGTTCACCGAAGAGCCGGGCGTGCAGTTCTACAGCGGGAACTTCCTCGACGGCTCGCTGGCCGGCAAAGGGCGGATGTATGGCTACCGCAGCGGCTTCTGCCTGGAGCCGCAGCACTTCCCGGATTCGCCCAACCAGCCGCATTTCCCGAACGTGATCCTGCGCCCGGGAGAGGTGTACCAGACCGCGTCGCGCTTTCGCTTTTCAGTCCGGTAAGCGCGCTATTCCAACGACAGCCCGAGCCGTTCGATGAGGCCATTGGCGCCCAGGTGCAGCGACACCAGCATGGTCTCGTTCTCGAACAGGAAGCGGTAGCGCGCCCGCTCGCGCGCGCCCTCGCTGCTGCGCGCCAGCAGTTCGACCGATTGCAGGGCGCCGAAATCACGGAACTCGGCGGCAATCTGGGTGACCCAGTGTTGCGTGAAGCGGCCGCGCTCGCTGTCCGACAGGCCGGCGGGAACGCGGCCGGCCAGCAGTTCGCCGATCGCCCGGCGCGCCCGTGCGGTGCTGCCCGGCTTGCCGTCGGCGATGGCCGGCGCACGCGTGGGGGCCAGCGCTGGCACATAGTGCGCGGCCACCAGGTCGGCGATCCTGCCCTGGCGCGCCGCGGCGGAGTTGGCCAGCACGATCACGCTCAGGCGATCGTCCGGGTAGCGCAGGATCACGCTCTTGAAGCCTTGCCAGGCGCCGCCGTGCTGGATCGTGCGGTGGCCGTTCTGCGTGCCCACGTACCAGCCGTAGCCATACGGTCCCTGGCTGCCGTCCGCCAGCCGGGGCGGGGTCCAGCTGGCCTGTTTCATGCGGGCGTCGAGGATGGTCTCGCCGCCGAGCGCCAGGTCCCAGCGCGCCAGGTCGCGTGCGCTCAGGTAGATTGCGCCGTCGGCGGTCCGGTTCAGGCTGGGCGCCACCCAGCGCTGGTTCCGCAGCTTGCCGTCGATCCGTTCGTAGCCGGCGGCGCGGTGCGCAACGATATCGGCCTCGCTGATCACGTCGGCCCCCATGCCGAGCGGCGCAAA includes:
- a CDS encoding beta-lactamase family protein, which encodes MRGDKPWNRARGLAFLPWQLTAVLAASLCAGAVRADALDDAIRREMQRRQVPGVAVVVVKDGRIVREQGYGLANVEHGVPVTPDTMFQSASVGKTFTAALVLLLEKDGKLTLDDPVARHLPGAPAAWQGITIRHLLTHTSGLGDPYTKIDLRKDYTDEELIALEAAMPLLFAPGERFAYSNAGYHLLGFICNRVGGKFFGEQLKERLFAPLGMGADVISEADIVAHRAAGYERIDGKLRNQRWVAPSLNRTADGAIYLSARDLARWDLALGGETILDARMKQASWTPPRLADGSQGPYGYGWYVGTQNGHRTIQHGGAWQGFKSVILRYPDDRLSVIVLANSAAARQGRIADLVAAHYVPALAPTRAPAIADGKPGSTARARRAIGELLAGRVPAGLSDSERGRFTQHWVTQIAAEFRDFGALQSVELLARSSEGARERARYRFLFENETMLVSLHLGANGLIERLGLSLE